In Arthrobacter sp. CJ23, the genomic window TCCAGGCCGATCCCGCCGCGCTGCGGGAGCGGATCGAGGGCGCCTACGCCGCGGGCTGGTCCATTGCGGCGCACGCCATCGGCGACCGGGCCGTTGACCTGGCCATCGACATCCTCGCCGGATGCGAAGCCACGTACGGCCCGCGCGCGGTGCCCAACCGGATCGAGCACGCGTCCATGACCCGGCCCGAGCAGCTGGCACAACTCGCCGCGGCCGGCATCGCGGTCACCCCGCAGGCCAGCTTCTTCCACGGCGGCGGCGACGGCATGGCCGATTCGCTCGGTCCCGGCCGCCTGCCCTGGGCCTACCGGGCCGCCTCCTTCCTGGCCGCCGGGGTCACCCTGGCCGGCAGCTCGGACCGGCCCGTGGCCGACGGCAATGTGCTGCGCGGCATGCAGGCCTTCGTGGACCGCCGCACGTCCTCCGGGGCCGTATTCGGCAACCCGGACGAGAGGCTCACCCCGTACCAGGCCCTGGCCGCATACACCACGGGCGCCGCCGCGGCCACGGGAACTTTAGCGTCGAAGGGTTCGCTGGTTCCCGGCAAACTCGCCGATTTCACGGTGCTGTCCGCTTCTCCCTTGGACGCAGGGGACATCAGCGAACTGCAGGTCCTGGCCACCGCCGTCGGGGGCCGCTTCACCCACAGCACCCTGGCCGCTCAGCACGCGCCGGAACAAGCTGCCCTGCAGCATTCGTCCCGCTCCTAGCCTTTCCGCCATGTCCCAGTTTTTGCAGCACCGTTCAAAGCAGCACCGTTCAAAGCAGCACAGTTCAGAGGGGAACATCATGACTTCACGTACGGCCTTCAACGCCCAGGACGCCGCCTTTGTCCAGGACTTCCGCACCATGAGCGCGTTCGGCGCCACGGCGAACGGCGGCGTGGACCGCCAGGCCGCCACAGCCCCGGACGGTGAACAGCGCCGCTGGCTCACCGGCCTCCTGGAGGAGCGGGGCTTCACCGTGAAGTTCGACCGTGCCGGCAACCAGTGGGGCCTCTGCGAGGCCGTTCCGGGAGCACCGTTCGTGGTGCTCGGTTCCCACATGGATTCGCAGCCGACGGCGGGACGCTACGACGGCGCCTATGGTGTCCTCGCCGCCGCGCACGCCGCGTTCCGTCTCGTGGCGCAGTGGAACACGCCCGGCGCTTCGGCACCGAGGTTCAACATCGCCGTCGTCAACTGGTTCAACGAGGAAGGCTCGCGCTTCAAGCCCTCCATGATGGGTTCCTCCGTGTACACCGGCAAGCTCCCGCTGGAGACGGCCCTGGCCACCACGGACGCCGCCGGCATTTCCGTCCGGGAGGCGCTGGACGCGATCGGCTGCCGTGGTTCCTATGAGGGGCCGGAAGCCGCGTACTGCGCCGAGATCCACATCGAACAGGGCCGCAGCATGGAGCGCGAGGGCATCACCATCGGCCTGGTCTCCTCCAACTGGGCGGCCAACAAATACGAATTCGTGGTCCACGGCGAACAGGCCCACACCGGCTCCACCGTGATCGAGGACCGCAAGGACGCCCTGCTGGGCGCCTCCATGCTGGTGGTGGCCGCCCGCGAACTCGCCAAACGCTTCCCGGGTGTGCTCCACACCTCGGTGGGCCAGCTCAACGTCTACCCGAACTCGCCCGTGGTGGTGCCCTCCCGCGTGAACCTGCTGCTGGACCTGCGCAGCGCCGACGAAGCCGTGCTCGCCGAGGCCGACGCCCTGCTGCACGGGCGCATCACGGAGATCGAGGCCCTGGCCAACGTCACCGTGGAGCGCAACCACTCGCACTCCTGGCCGGTGACCCCGTACCAGCCGGAGGGCGTGGAGCTCGCGGCCAAGGTTGCCGCCGATCTGGGCCTGTCCAACAAGGCCGTCATGACCCTGGCCGGGCACGACTCCACCAACATGAAGGACATCGTGCCCACCGTGATGCTGTTCGTGCCCAGCGTGGACGGCATCTCCCACAACGAGCACGAATACACCACGGACGAGGACATCGTGGCCGGCCTGGCCATGTTGACCGAGGTGGCCAGGCGCCTCTGCAACGGGGCCCTGGAGGACTAAGAGACACCGGCGGAGGGCACGCCATTTCGAGGAGTGATCTTTCGACTCTGTGGCAGCGTCAAAGAGCCGAAAGCTCACGTTTCGACGTTAGGAGTTAGGAGCTAGGGGTTAGCCGCGGGCGCCCGGGTGATGCCGATCGACGCCGGGGCCGCCCCCGTGGCTGCGTCCGGGTTGGCGACGTGCAGGACGTCGTCGTCCACCCGCGCCTCGATGTGCACAGCGGTGAGCCGCCCCAGCAGGGTCTCCAGTCCGCCGTCGTACTCGAACGAGAGGTCGCCGGACTCCGGCGCCGTGCCATGCGCCACGCACAGGATGCCGCCGTTCTTGGCGGTGAAGTCCGCCGTGGTGTCCGTGCTGCTCCGCGGCCGGGCGCCGATGTTGCGCAGCTCGCGTACGGCGCCGTCGACGTCGGGCGTGAGCCAGGTGGCGGCGACCGCCAGTGCCGGGTCGGCGTCCGGGCTGCCCGCCCAGCTGCCGTCCGCGGCCCGCCGGGCCTGCTCGGCGAGGAAGATGAACCCATCGCGGGCGCTCACCCTGACGGCGGTCCCGCGCGGCGTCTCCACCACCTCGGCACTGGTGCCGTCCTCGTTGGTGCGGCGGGCGAACTCGTCCAGGATGCCCGCCTCGACGCCGAATACGGTGGTGCCGTCCTCCGCCGAGCCGTGTTCCGCCTGGCGCAGCGCGAGGCGGCCGGAGCCGGCATCGAATTCCAGCCAGCCGGCGTCGTCGACGGTCTTGACAAGGCCGAGCGCGCCGAGGAGCTGCTCCCACTGCTCCGTGCGCGAGGTGAAGTGGATGGGGCGGACACGCAGCATGGGATCCTCCTGGGCGGTTCGGCGGGTGCGCTCCCAGCCTATGCCGCCGGGCGCTTCCACCACCGGAAGTTCCCTAATTCGATGACACCCAGCAGAATGGGCGCATGGCAATCGAGCTTCCCGAACTCCTCGTCCAAGACGCCGTCGCCTGGCGGAAATGGCTGGCTGCGAACAGCGGCAGCAGCCCCGGCGTGTGGCTCATCCTGCACAAGAAGGGCGGCGACGTCACGGAACTCGACTACGACGCCGCCCTGGACGAGGCCCTGTGCTTCGGCTGGATCGACGGGCAGTCCAAGAGCCGCGACGACGCGAGCTGGTTCCAGCGCATGACGCCGCGCGGGCCCAAGAGCGTCTGGTCCGAGCGGAACGTGGGGCACATTGCCCGGCTCGAGGCCGCGGGCCTGATGACCGACGGTGGCCGTGCTGCCGTGGCGGCCGCCAAGGCCGACGGGCGCTGGGAAGCCGCCTACGCCGGTCCGGCCGCAGCCGAGGTGCCGGAGGACCTTGCTGCGGCGATTGCTGCCGTCCCCGAGGCCCAGGCCATGTTCGATGTCCTCACCTCGGTCAACCGCTTCGCCCTCATCTACCGCACCAACTCGGTGAAACGGGCGGACACGCGCGCCAGGAAAATCGCCGGCTTCGTGGAGATGCTGGCCCGCCACGAAGCCCCGTACCCGCAGAAGAAGCGCCCAGCCGGCTAGCCCAACTAGGTAGCGCCAACCGTCGTTTTGGGCCTCCAAAACGACGGTTGGCGCTACTTACTTGGGCGCGTCAGTCCTCCAGGGGGAAGGCCACTCCTTCGCCCACCACGCGCAGGCACAGTTCCGTGCCGGGCTTGGTGATGGAGGCGTTCCAGTGGCGGATGGTGATGACCTCGCCGCCGCCGGGGTAGCGGTGGCCGTTGGCAGCAGCGCCGGAAGCCGCAGCACTGGACGCCGCCTGCGCGGCAGACAGCGGGGCAAGTTGGATGCGGACAGTGGTTTCCGGGCCGAAGTAGTCGGTGTCCACCACCACGCCGCGGATGGGTCCGTCGGAGGCGATGCGGATCTGCTCCGGGCGCAGCATGAGCTGGACCTTGCCCTGGGCCGGCGGGCGCCGCACCGGGATTCCGCCCAGCGAACAGGTGGCCAGGGAACCTTCCATCCAGGCGTCCAGGATGACGGCGTCGCCGAGGAATTCGGCGGTGGCGCGGTCTGCCGGGCGGGTGTAGACGATGAAGGGGTTGCCGATCTGGGCCAGCTTGCCGCCGCGCATGATGGCCACCTGGTCAGCGAAGGACAGGGCCTCGGCCTGGTCGTGCGTGACCAGGATGGTGGTGACCCCGGCGTCGCTCAGGACCTTGGCCACGGCCCGGCGGGTCGCCACGCGCAGACCGGCGTCCAGGGCGGAGAACGGCTCGTCCAGGAGCATAAGCTCCGGTTCGCGGGCCAGCGCGCGGGCCAGGGCCACGCGCTGCTGCTGGCCGCCCGAGAGCTGGTGCGGGCGCCGCTTGGCCATGGCGGCGTCGAGCGACACCATCTCGAGCAGCTCCTGGACCCGGGTCCTGACAGCGCGTCGGCCGCCGTCGAGCTTTGCGGCATCAAGGCCGAAGGCGATGTTCTGCCCCACCGTGAGGTGCGGGAAGAGGGCGCCGTCCTGGGCAACATAGCCGACGTGCCGCTTGTGGGCGGGGAGCCAGACGCCGCCCCCGGCCACGGGCGTGCCGTTGAGGCTGATGGTGCCGGTGGCCGGGTGCTCGAAGCCGGCGATCAGGCGCAGCAGCGTGGTCTTGCCGGAACCGGAGGGGCCCACGATCGCCGTGGTACCGCCCTTGGCCACGGACAGGTCCACGCCCTTGAGCACGGCCTGGGAACCGAAGTTCTTGGTGACCGCGCAGATGTCCAGGTGCGTGTTGGTGGTGGGCGCCAC contains:
- a CDS encoding YdeI family protein produces the protein MAIELPELLVQDAVAWRKWLAANSGSSPGVWLILHKKGGDVTELDYDAALDEALCFGWIDGQSKSRDDASWFQRMTPRGPKSVWSERNVGHIARLEAAGLMTDGGRAAVAAAKADGRWEAAYAGPAAAEVPEDLAAAIAAVPEAQAMFDVLTSVNRFALIYRTNSVKRADTRARKIAGFVEMLARHEAPYPQKKRPAG
- a CDS encoding M20 family metallo-hydrolase, with translation MTSRTAFNAQDAAFVQDFRTMSAFGATANGGVDRQAATAPDGEQRRWLTGLLEERGFTVKFDRAGNQWGLCEAVPGAPFVVLGSHMDSQPTAGRYDGAYGVLAAAHAAFRLVAQWNTPGASAPRFNIAVVNWFNEEGSRFKPSMMGSSVYTGKLPLETALATTDAAGISVREALDAIGCRGSYEGPEAAYCAEIHIEQGRSMEREGITIGLVSSNWAANKYEFVVHGEQAHTGSTVIEDRKDALLGASMLVVAARELAKRFPGVLHTSVGQLNVYPNSPVVVPSRVNLLLDLRSADEAVLAEADALLHGRITEIEALANVTVERNHSHSWPVTPYQPEGVELAAKVAADLGLSNKAVMTLAGHDSTNMKDIVPTVMLFVPSVDGISHNEHEYTTDEDIVAGLAMLTEVARRLCNGALED
- a CDS encoding ABC transporter ATP-binding protein gives rise to the protein MTEQSPSRLPAPRVAPSVAPTTNTHLDICAVTKNFGSQAVLKGVDLSVAKGGTTAIVGPSGSGKTTLLRLIAGFEHPATGTISLNGTPVAGGGVWLPAHKRHVGYVAQDGALFPHLTVGQNIAFGLDAAKLDGGRRAVRTRVQELLEMVSLDAAMAKRRPHQLSGGQQQRVALARALAREPELMLLDEPFSALDAGLRVATRRAVAKVLSDAGVTTILVTHDQAEALSFADQVAIMRGGKLAQIGNPFIVYTRPADRATAEFLGDAVILDAWMEGSLATCSLGGIPVRRPPAQGKVQLMLRPEQIRIASDGPIRGVVVDTDYFGPETTVRIQLAPLSAAQAASSAAASGAAANGHRYPGGGEVITIRHWNASITKPGTELCLRVVGEGVAFPLED